One Acidobacteriota bacterium genomic window carries:
- a CDS encoding metallophosphoesterase, with translation MRVLIISDIHANIQALDACIKAFPAYDVVWNLGDLVGYGANPNEAIARCRELGSVFVRGNHDKACSGVSDLAGFNPVAAMAAIWTKKKLTSENLEWLKALPHGPITPNSALNVSCVHGSPLDEDQYLINVHEASEPLLHPAAQCTFFGHTHLQGGFFRQEEIHAIRPAFRDPKLPQRVELKLRPDGTYLINPGSIGQPRDGDPRAGFVLYDTDETLVTFYRLPYDIEGAQKTILDAGLPPRLAERLADGR, from the coding sequence ATGCGCGTTCTCATTATCAGTGACATCCATGCAAATATTCAGGCGCTTGATGCCTGCATAAAAGCCTTTCCCGCCTACGATGTGGTTTGGAATCTGGGAGATCTTGTCGGATATGGCGCGAATCCCAACGAGGCGATCGCTCGTTGTCGGGAGCTAGGCAGTGTCTTTGTGCGCGGCAATCACGACAAAGCCTGTTCCGGCGTAAGCGATCTCGCCGGATTCAATCCGGTTGCCGCGATGGCAGCAATTTGGACGAAAAAGAAGCTCACTTCAGAGAATCTTGAATGGCTGAAGGCCTTGCCTCACGGGCCGATCACTCCCAACAGCGCGCTAAATGTTTCGTGTGTGCACGGCTCGCCGCTTGATGAAGATCAATACCTCATCAACGTCCATGAAGCCAGCGAGCCACTTCTGCATCCCGCAGCGCAGTGCACATTCTTTGGTCACACGCACTTACAGGGTGGATTCTTCCGGCAGGAGGAAATTCACGCGATTCGACCTGCGTTTCGCGATCCTAAATTGCCCCAGCGCGTCGAGTTAAAGCTACGGCCGGACGGCACTTACCTTATCAATCCCGGATCGATTGGACAGCCGCGCGATGGCGATCCGCGCGCCGGCTTTGTGCTTTACGACACGGATGAGACTCTGGTCACCTTCTATCGGCTTCCCTATGACATCGAGGGTGCACAAAAGACGATTTTAGATGCCGGCTTACCACCAAGACTTGCCGAACGACTGGCCGATGGACGCTGA
- a CDS encoding energy transducer TonB, which yields MPVTEAPPKPPSERPLRRDLPHDPAELHLLIEELEDERERSRWRESVWISVVLHLLIVLAIIIQPKFFPDLFSSKEKVVLVPENLQDRDIRFLALPQDTQKPTPAPKTNILSDKNRIAQARRPTIDRHTLEELQNARRRGAPGLQGVQAPPPQQSAAAAPPQQAQQQQAQASQKPADNSNTVAKLESPPQERAPNRNVFGSAGSAGSAIEQATRAAAQRGGGGGDYGIGPLTPNTNAQGAVDILSDTLGVDFGPYLSRVLEEVRRNWYNLIPEEARSPLFKQGKLAIQFVIDKNGSVEGMKLISPSGDVALDRAAWGGITASNPFPPLPREFNGPYLALRFRFYYNPDRGELR from the coding sequence ATGCCAGTCACTGAGGCCCCACCTAAGCCGCCGTCCGAACGCCCCTTGCGTCGCGACCTGCCTCATGATCCCGCCGAACTGCACCTCCTTATAGAGGAACTCGAAGACGAACGAGAACGATCGCGATGGCGCGAGTCGGTGTGGATCTCCGTCGTCCTCCACCTGCTGATCGTGTTGGCGATCATCATCCAGCCGAAATTCTTTCCTGATCTCTTTTCATCGAAAGAAAAGGTTGTCCTTGTCCCAGAGAACCTGCAGGACCGGGACATTCGGTTTCTCGCTCTTCCACAGGACACACAAAAGCCAACGCCAGCGCCAAAGACGAATATTCTCTCCGACAAGAATCGCATCGCGCAGGCGCGACGTCCCACGATTGATCGTCACACGCTGGAAGAACTTCAAAATGCCCGCCGACGAGGAGCACCTGGATTGCAGGGCGTGCAGGCTCCGCCCCCTCAACAAAGCGCTGCTGCCGCTCCTCCGCAGCAGGCACAGCAGCAACAGGCGCAAGCTTCGCAGAAGCCCGCAGACAATTCCAACACTGTTGCCAAGTTGGAATCGCCGCCGCAGGAGCGAGCTCCAAATCGCAATGTCTTTGGCTCTGCAGGGTCAGCAGGGTCGGCGATTGAACAGGCTACGCGAGCGGCTGCTCAAAGAGGTGGGGGAGGAGGCGACTACGGCATCGGCCCGCTCACACCGAACACGAATGCGCAAGGCGCTGTCGATATTCTCAGCGACACTTTGGGAGTAGACTTCGGTCCCTATCTATCCAGAGTGCTCGAGGAAGTTCGAAGAAACTGGTACAACCTCATTCCCGAAGAGGCGCGCTCCCCGTTGTTCAAACAGGGCAAGCTGGCAATCCAATTTGTGATCGACAAGAACGGATCAGTGGAAGGCATGAAACTCATTTCTCCATCTGGAGATGTGGCACTCGATCGCGCTGCCTGGGGCGGGATCACTGCATCCAATCCGTTTCCCCCGCTGCCGAGAGAGTTCAATGGGCCTTACCTCGCGCTTCGATTTCGCTTCTATTACAACCCCGATCGCGGTGAGCTGAGATAG
- the ggt gene encoding gamma-glutamyltransferase, which produces MKASLSSSLRRNFVVLIALWLTLITSALAGMHPTHARKAMVVSVHSLATDAGVEMMRQGGNAIDAAVATGFALAVVHPQAGNIGGGGFMLIRMADGKLHFLDYREKAPAAATVDMYWDKQGNLIPDLSTLGYKAIGVPGSVAGMATAEKKWGKLGLQKVMAPAIRLARNGFPIPWEYVRSFQSKRLTEFPESRRIFQRDGNFYQAGEVFKQPELARTLERIAADPENFYHGELAKQIAAAIQKGGGIVTAQDLANYQVKEREAVHGTYRGYDVYSAPPPSSGGVALIEILNMLEKFDLPSLGGGSAEAMHLTIEAYRRAFMDRADFMGDPDFAKVPVAQLIDKKYANSWRESINPGRASISKDLRRPAGTFNELDKVAKAAAPESTETTHYSIVDQEGNAVSVTTTLNGTFGAKVMAGSLGFLLNNEMDDFAAKVGVPNMYGLIQGPANAVGANKRPLSAMTPTIVTKDDKLFLVLGSPGGPTIITTVANVLMGVIDYGLDIQEAVNSPRFHNQWLPDRTAIEGNRFSPDTLKLLQQKGQILHVGDPSSEKPDRDPDWGDAECIMIDPKTGERLGGHDERRSSYGKAAGF; this is translated from the coding sequence ATGAAGGCTTCTTTGAGTTCCAGTCTCCGGCGCAACTTCGTAGTTCTTATCGCACTCTGGCTAACCCTTATCACGAGCGCCCTAGCCGGAATGCATCCGACGCATGCCCGAAAGGCGATGGTGGTCAGCGTGCATTCGCTGGCGACTGACGCCGGTGTAGAGATGATGCGTCAAGGTGGGAATGCGATCGATGCCGCGGTTGCAACCGGGTTTGCATTAGCTGTCGTTCATCCGCAGGCGGGCAACATCGGCGGAGGCGGATTCATGCTGATCCGCATGGCCGATGGCAAGTTGCATTTTCTCGACTATCGGGAAAAAGCTCCCGCGGCAGCCACGGTCGACATGTACTGGGACAAGCAAGGCAATCTAATCCCGGATTTGAGCACCTTGGGATACAAAGCCATCGGGGTGCCGGGTTCCGTTGCGGGAATGGCGACCGCGGAGAAAAAGTGGGGGAAGCTAGGCCTGCAAAAGGTGATGGCGCCTGCCATCCGCCTGGCACGTAATGGATTCCCCATACCGTGGGAGTACGTCCGCAGCTTTCAGAGCAAACGACTCACGGAGTTTCCGGAATCGCGACGCATCTTCCAGCGCGATGGAAATTTCTATCAAGCCGGAGAGGTCTTCAAGCAGCCCGAGCTGGCGCGCACGCTGGAGCGAATCGCCGCCGATCCTGAGAACTTCTATCACGGCGAATTAGCAAAGCAGATCGCCGCCGCAATTCAAAAAGGCGGCGGAATCGTCACCGCTCAGGACCTCGCCAATTACCAAGTTAAAGAACGCGAGGCGGTTCACGGCACTTATCGCGGATACGACGTTTACAGCGCTCCGCCTCCATCTTCCGGCGGAGTTGCACTCATCGAGATCCTGAACATGCTCGAGAAATTCGATCTGCCTTCATTAGGCGGCGGCTCTGCCGAGGCGATGCACCTCACCATCGAAGCCTATCGTCGCGCTTTCATGGATCGTGCCGACTTCATGGGCGATCCCGATTTTGCCAAGGTCCCGGTCGCGCAACTGATCGACAAGAAGTACGCGAACTCCTGGCGCGAATCGATCAACCCCGGTCGGGCGAGCATCAGCAAGGATCTGCGCCGGCCTGCCGGAACGTTCAATGAACTGGACAAAGTAGCGAAGGCAGCAGCTCCAGAATCGACCGAGACAACCCATTACTCAATCGTGGACCAGGAAGGAAACGCTGTATCCGTCACCACCACACTGAATGGCACGTTTGGCGCGAAGGTAATGGCCGGAAGTCTGGGCTTTCTGCTCAACAATGAAATGGACGACTTCGCCGCAAAGGTCGGTGTTCCAAACATGTATGGACTGATCCAGGGACCAGCCAATGCGGTCGGCGCCAACAAGCGTCCGCTTTCGGCGATGACGCCGACGATTGTCACTAAGGATGACAAGCTGTTTCTCGTGCTCGGCTCGCCGGGAGGACCAACCATTATTACCACTGTCGCGAATGTGCTCATGGGGGTGATCGATTACGGGCTCGACATCCAGGAAGCGGTAAATTCGCCACGCTTTCATAACCAATGGCTTCCCGACCGCACAGCCATCGAGGGCAACCGGTTCTCGCCCGATACCCTTAAACTCCTGCAGCAGAAAGGACAGATTTTGCACGTTGGCGATCCGAGCAGTGAAAAGCCCGACCGGGATCCGGACTGGGGCGATGCCGAGTGCATCATGATTGATCCCAAAACGGGAGAACGCCTGGGCGGACACGATGAGCGCCGCAGCAGCTACGGAAAGGCGGCGGGATTCTGA
- a CDS encoding MBL fold metallo-hydrolase, protein MGMRVKFWGVRGSTPTPQAENLRYGGNTSCVEIRIAGQMYIFDCGTGFRNLGKHLLQEFAQKPIYAHVFLSHFHWDHIQGIPFFGPLYSSPDNYFFFHSSSRTRGLQRAIEEQMSDPYFPVDMSEMAAHRNFYDIEEDRIAFDDCTVQSMWLNHPQGCLGFRVETNDKVVVYATDNEPGHPVFDKNVRQLAEGADVLIYDAQYLPEEYEAKKRGWGHSHWREAVNVVMESGAKELILFHHDPDHDDLLVDKVVQQAREHYPRVRAASEGMEIEL, encoded by the coding sequence ATGGGGATGCGAGTGAAATTCTGGGGTGTCCGCGGCTCAACGCCGACTCCTCAGGCGGAGAATCTGCGCTACGGCGGCAATACGTCGTGCGTGGAAATCCGTATCGCTGGCCAGATGTACATCTTCGATTGCGGTACCGGCTTCCGCAACCTCGGCAAACATCTGCTCCAGGAATTCGCGCAGAAGCCGATTTACGCGCACGTTTTTCTTTCACATTTTCACTGGGACCATATCCAGGGCATTCCCTTTTTTGGTCCGCTGTATAGCAGTCCGGATAACTACTTTTTCTTTCATTCGTCGAGCCGCACGCGTGGGCTGCAACGCGCCATTGAAGAGCAAATGTCGGACCCATACTTCCCCGTGGACATGTCGGAGATGGCGGCACATCGCAATTTTTACGACATAGAAGAAGATCGAATCGCATTTGATGACTGCACGGTGCAGTCGATGTGGCTCAATCATCCGCAGGGATGCCTCGGTTTTCGCGTCGAAACCAACGATAAGGTCGTCGTTTATGCCACGGATAACGAGCCCGGACATCCGGTATTCGACAAAAATGTGCGTCAATTAGCCGAAGGAGCCGACGTCTTAATCTACGACGCGCAGTATTTGCCCGAGGAATATGAGGCCAAAAAGCGCGGTTGGGGGCACAGTCACTGGCGAGAAGCGGTGAATGTAGTGATGGAAAGCGGCGCCAAAGAGCTGATTTTGTTCCACCACGACCCTGATCATGATGATCTTTTGGTCGATAAAGTGGTGCAGCAAGCGCGGGAACATTATCCCAGAGTGCGCGCAGCGTCGGAAGGAATGGAAATTGAGCTCTAA